A genomic region of Ensifer adhaerens contains the following coding sequences:
- a CDS encoding Smr/MutS family protein yields MPKEKKLSAEDRILWGKVARSARPMPGRLDDLMDMLAEDEQAKPQEELKAKQQQQPPTGAVEQPGIALTKKSGDKVHHPLEKPVKRKLAKGRLTLEARIDLHGMIQSEAHGLLLQFLLRAHERGLRHVLVITGKGTSFGSDGALKRAVPLWFSLPEFRPLISSYEQAARNHGGEGALYVRLARARGGAI; encoded by the coding sequence ATGCCTAAGGAAAAGAAGCTTTCAGCAGAGGATCGCATTCTCTGGGGCAAGGTTGCCCGTTCGGCGAGACCGATGCCGGGTCGCCTCGACGACCTGATGGACATGCTTGCCGAGGACGAGCAGGCAAAGCCGCAAGAAGAGCTGAAGGCCAAACAACAGCAGCAACCACCGACAGGCGCCGTTGAGCAGCCGGGCATCGCGCTGACGAAGAAGTCTGGCGACAAGGTGCATCACCCGCTTGAGAAGCCGGTCAAGCGCAAACTTGCCAAGGGGCGCCTGACCCTCGAAGCGCGGATCGACCTGCACGGCATGATCCAGAGCGAAGCGCATGGCCTGCTCCTGCAGTTTCTCTTGAGGGCACATGAACGTGGGTTGCGCCATGTCCTTGTGATCACCGGCAAGGGCACTTCTTTCGGCAGCGACGGTGCGTTGAAAAGGGCGGTGCCACTCTGGTTCTCACTTCCCGAGTTCCGCCCGCTGATCTCGTCCTATGAGCAGGCCGCCCGCAACCACGGCGGCGAGGGCGCCCTCTACGTACGGTTGGCGCGTGCGCGAGGCGGCGCGATATGA
- the gyrB gene encoding DNA topoisomerase (ATP-hydrolyzing) subunit B → MTDIPETEAGASAEYGADSIKVLKGLDAVRKRPGMYIGDTDDGSGLHHMVYEVVDNAIDEALAGHADIVTVTLNPDGSVTVTDNGRGIPTDIHKEEGVSAAEVIMTQLHAGGKFDQNSYKVSGGLHGVGVSVVNALSVSLKLKIRRAGKVHEMSFTHGVADGSLAVTGEAGDATGTEVTFLPSSETFTKTEFDYNTLEHRLRELAFLNSGVHIILTDKRHSDIRQDEMMYEGGLEAYVAYLDRAKKPLVHKPVSIRGEKDGITVEVAMWWNDSYHENVLCFTNNIPQRDGGTHMAGFRGALTRQVTSYADTSGITKREKVTLQGEDCREGLTAVLSVKVPDPKFSSQTKDKLVSSEVRPVVESLVNEALSTWFEEHPTEAKILVGKVVEAAAAREAARKARELTRRKGALDISSLPGKLADCSERDPAKSEVFLVEGDSAGGSAKQGRSRENQAILPLRGKILNVERARFDKMLSSQEIGTLITALGTSIGKDEFNADKLRYHKIIIMTDADVDGAHIRTLLLTFFFRQMPELIERGHLYIAQPPLYKVTRGKSAQYLKNEQALEDYLITMGLEEATLELESGEVRAGQDLREVINDALRLRNLMNGLHSRYNRSIVEQAAIAGALNVELNGQRDAYEAVAAEVARRLDVIAEETERGWTGTVTAEGGLRLERMVRGVKEVAVLDMALIGSSDARYIDQLSAKLKEVYAAPPVLRRRDGTLEISGPRALLDAIFAAGRKGLSMQRYKGLGEMNAEQLWETTLDPNVRSLLQVRVTDATDADGLFSRLMGDEVEPRRDFIQENALSVANLDI, encoded by the coding sequence ATGACCGATATTCCTGAGACCGAAGCCGGCGCCAGCGCCGAATATGGTGCCGATTCCATCAAGGTGCTGAAGGGCCTGGATGCCGTCCGCAAGCGGCCGGGCATGTATATCGGCGACACGGACGACGGTTCGGGTCTGCACCACATGGTCTACGAGGTCGTCGACAACGCCATCGACGAGGCGCTGGCCGGCCATGCCGATATCGTGACGGTGACGCTCAATCCGGATGGCTCGGTGACGGTGACGGACAATGGCCGCGGAATCCCCACGGACATTCACAAGGAAGAGGGTGTCTCGGCGGCCGAGGTCATCATGACCCAGCTGCACGCCGGCGGTAAGTTCGACCAGAACTCCTACAAAGTTTCGGGCGGTCTGCACGGCGTCGGCGTGTCGGTGGTCAATGCGCTTTCGGTTTCGCTGAAGCTGAAGATCCGGCGCGCAGGCAAGGTTCACGAGATGAGCTTCACCCACGGTGTTGCTGACGGCTCTCTCGCCGTTACCGGCGAGGCCGGCGATGCGACCGGCACCGAGGTGACGTTCCTGCCGAGCAGCGAGACGTTCACCAAGACCGAGTTCGACTACAACACGCTCGAGCACCGCTTGCGCGAACTCGCTTTTCTGAATTCAGGCGTTCATATCATCCTCACTGACAAGCGCCATTCGGATATCCGCCAGGACGAGATGATGTATGAGGGCGGTCTGGAGGCCTATGTTGCCTATCTCGACCGCGCCAAGAAGCCGTTGGTACACAAGCCAGTATCGATCCGCGGCGAGAAGGACGGCATCACCGTCGAAGTGGCGATGTGGTGGAACGACAGCTATCATGAAAACGTGCTCTGCTTCACCAATAACATACCGCAACGCGACGGCGGCACGCATATGGCGGGCTTCCGCGGTGCGCTGACCCGGCAGGTTACGTCCTATGCCGATACGTCCGGCATCACGAAGAGGGAAAAGGTCACGCTTCAGGGCGAAGACTGCCGCGAAGGCCTGACGGCCGTGCTTTCGGTGAAGGTTCCGGATCCGAAGTTTTCGTCGCAGACGAAGGACAAGCTCGTTTCTTCGGAAGTCCGCCCGGTTGTCGAAAGCCTCGTCAACGAAGCGCTCAGCACTTGGTTTGAAGAGCATCCGACCGAAGCCAAGATCCTCGTCGGCAAGGTGGTCGAAGCGGCGGCCGCCCGCGAAGCCGCCCGCAAGGCGCGCGAACTGACACGCCGCAAGGGCGCGCTCGATATCTCGTCGCTGCCAGGCAAGCTTGCCGACTGCTCCGAACGCGATCCGGCCAAGTCAGAAGTCTTCCTGGTGGAAGGTGACTCGGCAGGTGGCTCCGCCAAGCAGGGCCGTTCGCGCGAAAATCAGGCAATCCTGCCGCTGCGCGGCAAGATCCTCAATGTCGAACGCGCCCGCTTCGACAAGATGCTGTCGAGCCAGGAAATCGGTACGCTGATCACCGCGCTCGGCACCTCGATCGGCAAGGACGAGTTCAACGCCGACAAGCTGCGCTACCACAAGATCATCATCATGACGGACGCCGACGTCGACGGCGCGCACATTCGCACCCTGCTGCTCACCTTCTTCTTCCGTCAGATGCCGGAGTTGATCGAGCGCGGCCACCTCTATATCGCCCAGCCGCCGCTCTACAAGGTGACGCGCGGCAAGTCGGCCCAGTACCTGAAGAACGAGCAGGCACTGGAAGACTACCTGATCACGATGGGCCTGGAAGAAGCCACGCTGGAACTGGAATCGGGCGAAGTGCGGGCCGGCCAGGATCTGCGGGAAGTCATCAACGACGCGCTCCGTCTGCGCAATCTGATGAACGGGCTGCATTCGCGCTACAACCGCTCGATCGTCGAGCAGGCAGCGATCGCCGGCGCCCTGAACGTCGAGCTCAACGGCCAGCGCGATGCCTATGAGGCGGTCGCCGCTGAGGTCGCCCGTCGCCTCGACGTCATCGCCGAGGAAACCGAGCGCGGCTGGACCGGTACGGTCACGGCCGAAGGCGGTCTCCGCCTCGAACGCATGGTCCGCGGCGTCAAGGAAGTTGCCGTGCTCGACATGGCGTTGATCGGTTCGTCCGACGCCCGATACATCGATCAGCTTTCCGCGAAGCTCAAGGAAGTCTACGCCGCCCCGCCGGTCCTGCGCCGTCGCGACGGTACCCTGGAAATCAGCGGACCGCGTGCGCTTCTCGACGCGATTTTCGCGGCCGGTCGCAAGGGTCTCTCGATGCAGCGCTACAAGGGCCTTGGCGAAATGAACGCCGAGCAGCTTTGGGAAACGACGCTCGATCCGAACGTCCGCTCGCTGTTGCAGGTTCGGGTCACCGACGCCACCGATGCCGACGGTCTGTTCTCGCGCCTGATGGGCGACGAGGTCGAGCCGCGCCGCGACTTCATTCAGGAGAACGCACTGAGCGTCGCCAACCTCGACATCTGA
- a CDS encoding mannitol dehydrogenase family protein yields MTTPIVQFGTSRFLQAHADLFVSEALKTGEAVGPITIVQTTGSSERSGRLAALARPEGFPVIIRGIRAGAQIDETQQVTSVSRALSTAENWSEVRAIVAEDAEILISNTGDTGYQIGEDDLTTEVPRSFPGKLLLLLKARFDAGGRPLTMLPCELVSRNGDVLKALMLRLAAERIGNSAFIDWLGKDVVWANTLVDRIVSEPLEPAGAIAEPYALWAIENQPGLRLPCIHPCVKLVDDLTPYEKLKLHILNLGHTVLADLWLREGRDANETVREMLADAGIAARLDRIYRSEVIVAFAAKRLESEAEDYVAATLERFRNPFLDHRLGDIANHHREKIERRIADFRRWSPSVAMPELAAICDQ; encoded by the coding sequence ATGACGACGCCGATCGTACAATTCGGAACAAGCCGCTTTCTTCAGGCGCATGCCGACCTCTTTGTCAGCGAGGCGTTGAAGACGGGAGAGGCCGTAGGACCGATCACGATCGTGCAGACGACCGGGTCCAGCGAACGCTCCGGCCGTCTTGCAGCGCTTGCCCGTCCCGAAGGCTTTCCCGTCATCATCCGCGGCATCCGAGCTGGAGCGCAGATCGATGAGACGCAGCAGGTGACCAGTGTGTCGCGGGCGCTTTCGACCGCCGAAAACTGGAGCGAGGTCCGGGCGATTGTCGCCGAGGATGCCGAAATCCTGATCTCGAATACCGGCGACACGGGCTACCAGATCGGCGAGGACGATCTGACAACGGAAGTTCCCCGTTCCTTTCCGGGCAAGCTGCTTTTGCTCTTGAAGGCGCGCTTCGACGCGGGCGGGCGTCCCCTGACGATGCTTCCCTGCGAACTCGTGTCACGCAATGGTGACGTGCTGAAGGCATTGATGCTGCGTCTCGCGGCGGAGCGGATCGGAAACAGCGCCTTTATCGACTGGCTGGGCAAGGACGTCGTCTGGGCCAACACGCTGGTCGACCGCATCGTCTCCGAGCCGCTGGAGCCTGCCGGTGCGATTGCTGAGCCCTATGCGCTCTGGGCGATCGAGAACCAGCCCGGGCTACGGCTCCCTTGCATCCATCCGTGCGTGAAGCTCGTGGACGACCTGACGCCCTACGAGAAGCTGAAACTTCACATCCTCAATCTCGGCCATACGGTCTTGGCTGATCTCTGGCTCAGGGAAGGCCGTGACGCGAACGAGACCGTTCGGGAAATGTTGGCCGACGCCGGCATCGCCGCGCGGCTGGACCGCATCTATCGATCCGAAGTGATCGTGGCTTTCGCGGCAAAGCGCCTGGAGAGCGAAGCGGAAGACTATGTTGCCGCGACGCTGGAACGCTTCAGAAACCCGTTCCTCGACCACCGTTTAGGCGATATCGCCAACCATCACCGAGAAAAGATCGAGCGCCGGATCGCCGACTTCCGGCGCTGGAGCCCGAGCGTAGCCATGCCCGAGCTCGCAGCAATCTGCGATCAGTAG
- a CDS encoding aldo/keto reductase, which yields MQTRRIGRTELSVTEFSFGAAGLGGLYRECTRDAAIATLDAAWGAGLRYFDVAPYYGLGLAERRVGDFLSDKPREQFVLSTKVGRLLHPVPEDKVPDYSYVKPLNFDVEYDYSYDGIMRSVEFSYTRLGLNRIDILYVHDIGIYTHGAARNAVYMRQLLEGGLKALEELKSSGTIAAYGLGVNEVPVCLEVMRQADIDCILLAGRYTLLDRSAVAELLPLCEKKQTSLIVGGVFNSGILATGPVEGAHFDYMPATEDIRQKVGAMETVARGMSVPLAAPAMQFPLGHPVVASVLLGTAKPESLRRNMVLAGRRFSASDFAAFEPFTLVAPELGDEPVRV from the coding sequence ATGCAGACGAGACGGATCGGTCGAACCGAACTATCGGTCACCGAATTTAGCTTTGGTGCCGCCGGCCTCGGTGGGCTCTATCGCGAGTGTACCCGTGACGCGGCAATCGCGACATTGGATGCTGCCTGGGGTGCGGGCCTGCGCTATTTCGACGTGGCGCCCTATTACGGGCTCGGACTTGCCGAGCGCCGGGTCGGCGATTTCCTCAGCGACAAGCCGCGCGAACAATTCGTCCTTTCCACCAAGGTCGGACGTCTCCTGCATCCGGTGCCGGAAGACAAGGTGCCGGATTACTCCTACGTCAAGCCGCTCAATTTCGACGTCGAGTACGACTACAGCTACGACGGCATCATGCGCTCCGTCGAGTTCAGCTACACCCGTCTCGGACTCAATCGCATCGACATCCTCTATGTGCACGATATCGGCATCTACACCCATGGTGCCGCCCGCAACGCCGTTTACATGAGGCAATTGCTGGAGGGCGGCCTGAAGGCGTTGGAGGAGCTGAAATCCTCGGGAACGATCGCCGCCTATGGTCTCGGCGTCAACGAGGTGCCCGTCTGTCTTGAGGTCATGCGCCAGGCCGATATCGACTGCATCCTGCTGGCCGGCCGTTACACCTTGCTCGACCGCTCGGCCGTCGCCGAACTGCTGCCGCTCTGCGAGAAGAAACAGACTTCGCTCATTGTCGGCGGGGTCTTCAATTCGGGCATCCTGGCGACGGGTCCGGTCGAGGGGGCACATTTCGATTACATGCCTGCAACGGAAGATATCCGGCAAAAGGTTGGCGCCATGGAGACGGTCGCCCGCGGTATGAGCGTGCCGCTTGCTGCGCCCGCCATGCAGTTTCCGCTCGGTCATCCCGTGGTCGCCTCGGTGCTGCTCGGCACCGCCAAGCCGGAGAGCCTGAGGCGCAACATGGTGCTCGCCGGACGCAGGTTTTCCGCGTCCGATTTCGCGGCTTTTGAACCGTTCACGCTGGTCGCGCCGGAGCTCGGGGACGAGCCGGTACGGGTCTAG
- the gabD gene encoding NADP-dependent succinate-semialdehyde dehydrogenase has translation MSFKDPSLFRQAALVGGEWIEADSANAIEVNNPATGEIIGRVPRLGAKETKAAIEAARLAQKTWAARTAKDRAGVLRKWFDLMIENKEDLGRILTLEQGKPLAEATGEIVYGASFVEWFAEEGRRIYGDLIPGHQPDKRILVMKQPIGVVAAITPWNFPNAMITRKAGPAFAAGCAMVLKPAAQTPFSAIAIAILAERAGLPKGLFSVITGSAREIGAEMTSNPVVRKLTFTGSTEVGAELYRQSAGTIKKLGLELGGNAPFIVFDDADLDAAVEGALIAKFRNNGQTCVCANRIYVQDNVYDAFSDKLAKAVAKLRIGNGLDEGVILGPLIDKAALEKVEEHIADATAKGARVIQGGKRHTLGGTFYEATVLADVTQAMAVAREETFGPVAPLFRFTDEADVVEQANDTEFGLASYFYAKDLARVFRVAEALEYGMVGVNTGLISTAEAPFGGVKLSGLGREGSRYGIEEFTEIKYVCLGGVA, from the coding sequence ATGTCGTTTAAAGACCCATCATTGTTTCGCCAGGCAGCGCTCGTGGGCGGCGAGTGGATCGAGGCGGACTCGGCAAACGCGATCGAGGTGAACAACCCGGCGACGGGTGAGATCATTGGCCGGGTGCCGCGGCTCGGCGCCAAGGAGACCAAGGCTGCGATCGAAGCGGCGCGTCTGGCCCAGAAAACCTGGGCGGCGCGCACGGCCAAGGATCGCGCCGGGGTCCTGCGCAAGTGGTTCGATCTGATGATCGAGAACAAGGAAGACCTCGGCCGCATCCTGACGCTGGAGCAGGGCAAGCCGCTGGCGGAAGCCACCGGCGAGATCGTCTATGGTGCAAGCTTCGTCGAATGGTTCGCCGAAGAGGGTCGCCGCATCTATGGCGACCTGATTCCCGGCCATCAGCCCGACAAGCGTATCCTGGTCATGAAGCAGCCGATCGGGGTCGTCGCGGCGATCACGCCGTGGAACTTCCCCAATGCGATGATTACCCGCAAGGCCGGCCCGGCATTTGCGGCCGGCTGCGCCATGGTGCTGAAGCCGGCGGCCCAGACGCCGTTCTCGGCGATCGCGATCGCCATTCTTGCCGAACGCGCCGGCCTGCCGAAGGGCCTGTTCAGCGTCATCACCGGTTCCGCCCGTGAGATCGGCGCCGAAATGACCTCGAACCCTGTCGTCCGCAAGCTGACCTTCACCGGCTCGACCGAAGTCGGTGCCGAGCTCTATCGCCAGAGTGCCGGCACCATCAAGAAGCTCGGCCTCGAGCTTGGCGGCAATGCGCCGTTCATCGTCTTCGACGATGCCGATCTCGATGCGGCGGTCGAAGGCGCGCTGATCGCCAAGTTCCGCAACAACGGCCAGACCTGCGTCTGCGCCAACCGCATCTATGTGCAGGACAATGTCTATGACGCCTTCTCCGACAAGCTCGCCAAGGCGGTCGCCAAGCTGAGGATCGGCAACGGTCTCGATGAAGGCGTCATCCTCGGCCCGCTGATCGACAAGGCGGCACTGGAAAAGGTGGAAGAACACATTGCTGACGCCACCGCCAAGGGCGCCCGAGTGATCCAGGGCGGCAAGCGCCACACGCTCGGCGGTACTTTCTACGAGGCGACGGTTCTGGCCGATGTCACCCAGGCGATGGCGGTTGCGCGCGAGGAAACCTTCGGGCCGGTCGCTCCGCTCTTCCGCTTCACCGACGAGGCGGATGTGGTCGAGCAGGCAAACGACACCGAATTCGGCCTTGCCTCCTATTTCTACGCCAAGGATCTCGCCCGTGTCTTCCGCGTCGCCGAAGCGCTGGAATACGGCATGGTCGGCGTCAATACCGGGTTGATCTCCACGGCGGAAGCGCCGTTCGGCGGCGTCAAGCTTTCGGGCCTTGGCCGCGAGGGCTCGCGCTACGGCATCGAGGAGTTCACCGAGATCAAGTACGTCTGCCTCGGCGGCGTTGCGTAA
- a CDS encoding UxaA family hydrolase, whose product MSAPSTILLAPEDNVVVATLAIAAGDALPNNVLAAAKVDAGHKIAIRPIRAGEPVVKYAQAIGRATADIAPGDHVHSHNLAFDKDRLAISPQGAPEVASDADRARTFMGYRRGDGRAATRNYIGVVASVNCSTTVCRAIAEEANRRILPRYEGIDGFVPIVHDQGCGMSSTGDGMANLHRTLAGYARHVNFGGVLMVGLGCEVNQLTLYGQSGAGAEKRHFNIQEAGGSRRSVEKALGILEEIAAEVGKERRIAIPVSEIIVGLQCGGSDGLSGITANPALGAAVDILAAAGGTAILSETSEIYGAEHLLRSRAVNEAVAVKLDGLISWWENYVAMHGASLDNNPSPGNKRGGLTTILEKSLGAVAKGGRSPLNAVYRYAERVTEHGLVFMDTPGYDPVSATGQVAGGANVIAFTTGRGSCFGCRPAPSIKLTSNTALYRAMEEDMDIDCGVIASGEASIAGLGREIFDLIVETASGRKTKSELFGYGDNEFVPWHLGATL is encoded by the coding sequence GTGTCTGCGCCGTCCACCATCCTGCTCGCACCTGAGGACAATGTTGTCGTGGCGACGCTGGCGATTGCCGCTGGCGATGCCCTGCCGAACAATGTTCTTGCCGCAGCGAAGGTCGATGCCGGTCATAAGATCGCGATCCGTCCGATCCGCGCCGGAGAGCCGGTCGTCAAATACGCCCAGGCCATCGGCCGGGCGACCGCCGATATTGCGCCGGGCGACCACGTGCACTCCCATAACCTCGCCTTCGACAAGGACCGCTTGGCGATCAGCCCGCAGGGAGCGCCGGAAGTGGCAAGCGATGCCGACAGGGCGCGCACCTTCATGGGCTATCGAAGAGGTGATGGCCGGGCGGCGACGCGAAACTACATCGGTGTCGTCGCCAGCGTGAACTGTTCCACCACGGTCTGTCGTGCCATCGCCGAGGAGGCGAACCGGCGCATTCTGCCGAGATATGAGGGTATCGACGGTTTCGTGCCGATCGTGCACGATCAGGGCTGTGGCATGTCGTCAACCGGCGACGGCATGGCCAACCTGCACCGCACGCTCGCCGGCTATGCCCGCCACGTCAATTTCGGCGGCGTGCTCATGGTCGGCCTCGGCTGCGAGGTCAACCAGCTGACCCTATATGGCCAGAGCGGCGCTGGCGCCGAAAAACGGCATTTCAATATCCAGGAAGCCGGCGGCTCCCGCCGTTCGGTGGAAAAAGCCCTCGGAATTCTTGAGGAAATCGCAGCCGAAGTCGGCAAGGAGCGCCGTATTGCAATCCCCGTGAGCGAGATCATCGTCGGCCTTCAATGCGGCGGGTCGGATGGGCTTTCGGGCATCACCGCCAATCCGGCGCTCGGCGCGGCCGTCGATATCCTTGCGGCAGCCGGAGGCACCGCAATCCTCTCGGAGACCTCGGAAATCTACGGTGCCGAGCATCTGCTGCGCAGCCGGGCGGTCAATGAGGCGGTGGCGGTGAAACTCGATGGCCTGATTTCCTGGTGGGAGAATTATGTAGCGATGCATGGCGCTTCGCTCGACAACAATCCTTCGCCAGGCAACAAACGGGGAGGTCTGACCACTATCCTCGAAAAATCGCTCGGCGCTGTCGCCAAGGGCGGCCGCTCGCCGCTGAACGCGGTCTATCGTTACGCCGAGCGCGTCACCGAGCACGGCCTCGTCTTCATGGATACCCCTGGCTACGATCCGGTATCGGCCACCGGACAGGTGGCTGGCGGTGCCAATGTCATCGCCTTTACCACCGGTCGCGGCAGCTGCTTCGGCTGTCGTCCCGCGCCGTCGATCAAGCTCACCAGCAACACGGCGCTCTACCGGGCGATGGAAGAGGACATGGATATCGATTGCGGTGTGATCGCTTCGGGGGAGGCGAGTATTGCCGGTCTCGGCCGGGAGATCTTCGACCTGATCGTCGAGACCGCCTCTGGCCGCAAGACCAAGAGCGAGCTTTTCGGCTACGGCGACAATGAGTTCGTGCCCTGGCATCTGGGGGCAACGCTCTAA
- a CDS encoding helix-turn-helix domain-containing protein: MTPFGEALRELRRRKGVSQKQMAAAINVSAAYLSALEHGKRGAPSFDFLQRVAGYFNVIWDEAEELFRIANVSAPKVVLDTSGLTPEHTAFANRLSEQIRALSPETIRKLEDVLEKATFPDNDRG; this comes from the coding sequence ATGACGCCCTTCGGCGAGGCACTGCGCGAACTCAGGCGCAGGAAAGGCGTGTCGCAAAAACAGATGGCGGCAGCGATCAACGTCTCCGCCGCCTATCTCTCAGCTCTCGAACATGGAAAGCGCGGGGCGCCGAGTTTTGATTTTCTCCAGCGGGTGGCGGGCTATTTCAACGTGATCTGGGATGAGGCGGAGGAATTGTTCCGCATTGCCAACGTTTCCGCCCCGAAAGTTGTTCTGGATACCTCGGGCCTGACGCCGGAACACACGGCCTTTGCCAACCGGCTCAGTGAACAAATCCGCGCTTTGTCGCCGGAGACGATCCGCAAGCTGGAAGATGTTTTGGAAAAAGCCACATTTCCTGATAATGACAGGGGATGA
- a CDS encoding nitroreductase family protein — protein sequence MTATDNRKADYPIDAMFLERWSPRAFTNEEIDESVLLSFFEAARWAPSASNRQPWRFVYARRGTEHFPVLLDILDEGNQRWAKNAAALLIVISRTHNQAQNGEMRHAYTHAFDTGSAWYSLALQVSLSGWHAHGMAGIDRDKAMHALNVPEHHRVEAAVAIGRLADPSTLPDDLRAREIPSQRKPVSEFAFEGQFKG from the coding sequence ATGACGGCGACCGACAACAGAAAAGCCGATTATCCTATCGATGCCATGTTCCTGGAGCGCTGGTCGCCTCGCGCCTTCACCAACGAGGAGATCGACGAAAGCGTACTCCTTTCCTTCTTCGAAGCGGCTCGCTGGGCGCCCTCCGCGAGCAATCGGCAGCCATGGCGCTTCGTCTATGCCCGCCGCGGGACGGAACACTTCCCGGTGCTGCTCGACATTCTTGATGAGGGCAATCAGCGCTGGGCAAAGAACGCGGCAGCACTTCTGATCGTCATTTCAAGGACGCATAACCAGGCGCAGAACGGCGAGATGCGGCATGCCTATACGCATGCCTTCGACACAGGCTCGGCCTGGTACAGCCTTGCCTTGCAGGTTTCGCTTTCCGGTTGGCACGCCCACGGCATGGCGGGTATCGACCGCGACAAGGCCATGCACGCCCTGAACGTTCCCGAGCACCACCGCGTCGAAGCCGCCGTTGCGATCGGTCGGCTTGCCGATCCCTCGACGCTACCGGACGATCTGCGTGCGCGGGAAATCCCGAGCCAGCGCAAGCCGGTCAGCGAGTTCGCTTTCGAGGGCCAGTTCAAGGGCTAA
- the hpaI gene encoding 4-hydroxy-2-oxoheptanedioate aldolase, whose translation MPAPRNPFKAALRENRFQLGLWVALASPYAAEVVSGSGYDWLLIDGEHAPNDIPLLSAQFRAVSASKSHPMVRLPVGDTVLIKQILDTGAQTLLIPMVESLEQAQQLVRATRYPPHGVRGVGAALGRASQFGRIGDYLQTAGDEICLILQIESRAGLAAIDEIAALDGVDGLFIGPSDLAADMGYLGKPGHPEVRAAIADAFERIKKAGKARGIMTLDLEQARDYREMGADFMAIGTDVTSLVRATTILRQEFLGEPTSAPKKQESGY comes from the coding sequence ATGCCGGCACCGAGGAACCCCTTTAAAGCAGCTCTGCGCGAAAACCGCTTCCAGCTGGGGCTGTGGGTGGCGCTTGCCAGCCCCTATGCCGCCGAAGTGGTTTCCGGCAGCGGCTATGACTGGCTGCTGATCGACGGCGAGCACGCGCCGAACGATATTCCGCTGCTGTCGGCGCAGTTTCGCGCCGTCTCCGCATCGAAGAGCCATCCGATGGTTCGTCTGCCGGTTGGCGATACCGTGCTGATCAAGCAGATCCTCGATACCGGCGCGCAAACCCTGCTGATCCCGATGGTCGAGAGCTTGGAGCAAGCACAGCAGCTGGTGCGTGCCACCCGGTATCCGCCGCATGGCGTTCGTGGCGTCGGGGCTGCCCTCGGGCGTGCCTCGCAATTCGGCCGCATCGGCGACTATCTCCAGACCGCCGGCGACGAAATCTGCCTGATCCTGCAGATCGAGAGCAGGGCGGGCCTTGCCGCCATTGATGAAATTGCCGCGCTCGATGGTGTTGACGGCCTCTTCATCGGCCCCTCCGATCTGGCAGCCGACATGGGCTATCTTGGCAAGCCGGGTCATCCGGAGGTGCGTGCGGCGATCGCCGATGCGTTCGAACGCATCAAGAAGGCCGGAAAGGCGCGAGGCATCATGACGCTCGATCTCGAGCAGGCGCGAGACTATCGCGAGATGGGCGCTGATTTCATGGCGATCGGCACGGATGTCACCTCGCTCGTGCGCGCGACGACCATACTGCGCCAGGAGTTTCTCGGCGAGCCGACGTCGGCTCCGAAGAAGCAGGAATCCGGCTACTGA
- a CDS encoding GntR family transcriptional regulator, translating into MAKQNTVFKDAYNRCLKLLADTSSLPSEPELGQVLGVSRTTVRAILSRFEELQLIAWDKRKKNVLRQPRPDDYFPTEETDSLAEIIERSFMRRILAGGAEPGMQINELELARDIGTGTTSVREFLIRFSRFGLIEKRPNSHWILKGFTREFALELTEVREMFELRSAARFVSLPDDHPAWAELREIETLHRDILADIDNRYREFSELDEQFHLLVHKASSNRFIVDFYDIIAIVFHYHYQWNKTNARQRNARALEEHLAYIEALRSHDPAKAEHACRRHLQSARETLLQSIP; encoded by the coding sequence ATGGCAAAACAGAACACCGTCTTCAAGGATGCCTATAACCGCTGCCTGAAGCTCCTGGCGGACACATCCTCCCTGCCCTCCGAGCCGGAACTCGGGCAGGTTCTCGGCGTCAGCCGCACGACGGTGCGCGCGATCCTCAGCCGCTTCGAGGAACTGCAGCTGATCGCCTGGGACAAACGAAAAAAGAACGTGCTGCGGCAGCCCCGCCCCGACGACTACTTCCCCACGGAAGAGACCGATTCACTCGCCGAAATCATCGAGCGCAGTTTCATGCGCCGGATTCTCGCCGGCGGTGCAGAGCCCGGCATGCAGATCAACGAGTTGGAACTGGCGCGGGACATTGGGACCGGCACGACCAGCGTGCGCGAATTCCTGATCCGCTTCAGCCGCTTCGGCCTGATCGAGAAGCGGCCGAACAGCCACTGGATCCTGAAAGGCTTTACCCGAGAGTTCGCGCTGGAACTGACGGAAGTGCGAGAGATGTTCGAGCTGCGCTCTGCCGCACGCTTCGTCTCCTTGCCTGACGACCATCCGGCCTGGGCAGAGCTTAGGGAAATCGAGACCCTGCACCGCGATATCCTCGCCGACATCGACAACCGCTACCGGGAGTTCTCCGAACTCGACGAGCAGTTCCACCTATTGGTGCACAAGGCATCGAGCAACCGGTTCATCGTCGATTTCTACGACATCATCGCAATCGTCTTCCACTATCACTACCAGTGGAACAAGACGAATGCCCGCCAGCGCAACGCCCGCGCATTGGAAGAACACCTCGCCTATATCGAAGCGTTGCGCTCGCACGATCCCGCAAAGGCCGAACACGCCTGCCGCCGGCATCTCCAGTCGGCGCGCGAAACTCTTCTCCAATCCATTCCATAG